The proteins below come from a single Balaenoptera musculus isolate JJ_BM4_2016_0621 chromosome 1, mBalMus1.pri.v3, whole genome shotgun sequence genomic window:
- the LOC118904078 gene encoding LOW QUALITY PROTEIN: olfactory receptor 6K3-like (The sequence of the model RefSeq protein was modified relative to this genomic sequence to represent the inferred CDS: inserted 3 bases in 2 codons; substituted 1 base at 1 genomic stop codon), translated as MDRENQTIVTEFYFSDFPXFEKGSLLFFIPLLFIYVFIIVGNFMIFFAVQLDTHLHNPMYNFISVFSFLEIWYTRVTVPKMLSNLVSKEKTISFISCLLQMXFFHSLGVTEGLFLAVMVIDRYVAICQPLHYAAVMTPQLCIQLSTGAGIFGFLVLLPEIVWVSTLPFCGLNQIHQLFCDFEPVLRLACADTSMMXVEDVIHAISILISVCIITLSYLRIITVILRIPSGKSRQKAFSTCAAHITIFFLFFGSVTLMYLRFSVTFPPLLDKDIAVMFAVLAPLFNPIIYSLRNKDMKDAIKKILCSQKMFSVSGSQ; from the exons ATGGATAGGGAGAATCAGACAATAGTGACTgagttttatttctctgatttcc CATTTGAGAAAGGTAGTCTCTTATTCTTCATTCCTTTGCTCTTTATTTATGTGTTCATTATTGTTGGAAATTTCATGATCTTCTTTGCTGTCCAGCTGGATACACATCTTCACAATCCCATGTataatttcatcagtgtcttctccTTCCTGGAGATTTGGTATACCAGAGTGACCGTCCCAAAGATGCTCTCCAACCTTGTCAGTAAAGAGAAGACTATTTCTTTCATTAGCTGCCTCCTGCAGATGTAGTTTTTCCACTCACTTGGGGTCACAGAAGGCCTGTTCCTCGCAGTGATGGTCATTGACAGATATGTTGCCATCTGCCAGCCTCTCCACTATGCAGCCGTTATGACCCCTCAACTATGCATCCAGCTCTCCACTGGCGCTGGCATCTTTGGCTTTCTTGTGCTACTGCCAGAGATTGTGTGGGTTTCTACCCTTCCCTTCTGTGGTCTCAACCAAATCCATCAACTCTTCTGTGACTTTGAACCTGTGTTACGCTTGGCTTGTGCAGACACATCCATGAT TGTTGAAGATGTGATTCATGCTATTTCCATCCTGATTTCTGTCTGTATCATCACCCTTTCCTATTTAAGAATTATCACTGTGATCCTGAGGATTCCCTCAGGTAAGAGCCGTCAGAAGGCATTCTCCACTTGTGCGGCCCACATTactattttcttcctgttttttggCAGCGTGACGCTCATGTACCTGCGTTTCTCTGTCACTTTCCCACCACTACTGGACAAGGACATTGCAGTGATGTTCGCTGTCCTTGCCCCACTTTTCAACCCAATAATCTACAGTTTGAGgaacaaagacatgaaagacGCCATCAAGAAAATCCTCTGTTCTCAAAAAATGTTCAGTGTCTCTGGAAGCCAATGA
- the LOC118904118 gene encoding LOW QUALITY PROTEIN: olfactory receptor 6K6 (The sequence of the model RefSeq protein was modified relative to this genomic sequence to represent the inferred CDS: inserted 3 bases in 2 codons; substituted 1 base at 1 genomic stop codon) yields the protein MTSGNQKRVTEFLFSVFPHLHECALLLFIPLLLIYGLIITGNLMIFIIIQLDMILNTPMYFFISVLSFLEIWYTMTTIPKMLSCLVSEQKTTYLAGCLRQMYFFYXLGLAEDCVLTAMAIDRYIAICNPLHYPTIMTPKLCIHLTAGSCLCGFLLXLPEISWITTLPFCDSNQTQQIFCDSTPVLSLACTDTSLVVIVDAIRAVEILASFLVIALSYNQIIVVILGMASAEGRHKAFSTCAAHLAVFLXIFGSVAVMYLRFSATYSVLWDTTIAVPFVILAPFLNPIFYSLRNKDMKDEIGRLFCCQKRAGGVGS from the exons ATGACCAGTGGAAATCAGAAAAGGGTGACTGAGTTCCTCTTCTCTGTGTTCCCACACCTGCATGAATGTGCCCTCTTACTCTTTATTCCCTTGCTTCTCATCTATGGATTGATCATAACAGGAAACCTAATGATATTCATTATCATCCAGCTGGACATGATCTTGAACA CTCCCATgtatttcttcatcagtgtccTCTCTTTCCTGGAGATCTGGTATACCATGACCACCATCCCCAAGATGCTCTCCTGCTTAGTCAGTGAGCAGAAGACCACCTATCTTGCTGGTTGCCTCAGGCAGATGTACTTCTTCTACTGACTTGGTCTCGCAGAAGACTGTGTCCTGACAGCAATGGCCATTGACAGGTACATAGCTATCTGCAATCCTCTCCATTACCCAACCATCATGACTCCCAAACTTTGTATCCATCTGACAGCTGGATCCTGTCTCTGTGGCTTCCTCC TGCTTCCTGAGATTTCATGGATTACCACCCTGCCTTTCTGTGACTCCAATCAGACCCAGCAGATCTTCTGTGACTCCACACCTGTGCTGAGCTTGGCCTGCACAGATACATCCCTGGTGGTCATTGTGGATGCCATCCGTGCAGTGGAGATCCTGGCCTCCTTCCTGGTCATCGCCCTATCCTACAACCAGATCATTGTGGTGATTCTGGGGATGGCCTCGGCTGAAGGCCGTCACAAAGCCTTTTCTACCTGTGCTGCCCACCTTGCTGTATTCTT TATTTTTGGCAGTGTGGCTGTCATGTACTTGCGATTCTCAGCCACCTACTCAGTGTTATGGGACACAACAATTGCAGTCCCTTTTGTTATCCTTGCTCCCTTCCTCAACCCCATTTTCTATAGCCTGAGAAATAAAGATATGAAAGATGAAATTGGGAGGCTTTTCTGCTGCCAGAAGAGGGCTGGTGGGGTTGGGAGCTAG
- the LOC118904181 gene encoding LOW QUALITY PROTEIN: olfactory receptor 6N1 (The sequence of the model RefSeq protein was modified relative to this genomic sequence to represent the inferred CDS: inserted 3 bases in 2 codons; substituted 3 bases at 3 genomic stop codons), with amino-acid sequence MKPRNWSQVTEFIILGFPHLQGVQAYLFLLLFLIYLTSILGNLVIFLVVCLDSRLHTPMYNFVSILSLLELGYTVATNPKMLLNLLSEKTISFSGCLLXIYFFHSLGATECYLLTAMAYDRYLAICQPLHYPTSMIPALCVKIAVGCWLGGLAGPLAEISLVSHLPFCAPNHIQHIFCDFPPVLSLACTDTSINVLVYFVINSCKILAAFLLILSSYVPIICTVLRIPPAASKRKAFFTCASHLTVVLXVYGRILFMYVXLKKSYLLDYDQALXVFYSVLTHFLNPFIYXLHNKEIKEAARRQLKRTGMLE; translated from the exons ATGAAGCCCAGGAATTGGAGCCAGGTAACAGAGTTCATCATCTTGGGCTTTCCCCATCTTCAGGGTGTTCAGGcttatctctttcttttgttattcCTAATCTACCTCACTTCTATACTGGGCAACCTGGTGATATTCCTGGTGGTCTGCCTGGACTCCCGGCTCCACACACCCATGTACAACTTTGTCAGCATTCTCTCCTTACTGGAGCTTGGCTACACAGTTGCCACCAACCCCAAGATGCTGTTGAACTTGCTCAGTGAGAAGACCATTTCTTTCTCTGGGTGCCTTCTGTAAATCTATTTCTTCCACTCTCTTGGGGCTACTGAGTGCTATCTCCTCACAGCTATGGCTTATGACAGGTACTTAGCCATCTGTCAGCCTCTCCACTACCCTACCAGCATGATCCCAGCACTCTGTGTCAAGATTGCTGTTGGCTGTTGGTTAGGAGGCTTGGCTGGGCCACTGGCTGAAATTTCCTTGGTCTCCCACCTCCCTTTTTGTGCCCCCAATCACATTCAGCACATCTTTTGTGATTTCCCACCTGTGCTGAGCTTGGCTTGTACGGACACATCGATCAATGTCCTAGTGTACTTTGTTATCAACTCCTGCAAGATCCTGGCTGCCTTTCTGTTGATCCTCAGCTCCTATGTGCCGATCATCTGCACTGTGCTCAGAATTCCTCCAGCTGCAAGTAAGAGGAAGGCCTTCTTCACATGTGCCTCCCACCTCACTGTGGTCCT CGTCTACGGAAGAATCCTCTTCATGTATGTGTGACTGAAGAAGAGCTACTTGCTGGACTATGACCAGGCTCTGTAGGTGTTCTATTCGGTGCTCACACACTTCCTCAACCCCTTTATCT AGCTTCACAACAAGGAGATCAAGGAGGCTGCGAGGAGGCAGTTAAAGAGGACAGGGATGCTGGAGTGA